A single region of the Leptothrix cholodnii SP-6 genome encodes:
- a CDS encoding NAD-glutamate dehydrogenase: MQTPNPESRQRLLEEAMTLAQQRLAPAAFAIAEPFLRHYHGQVADEQILGSTAADLFGGAMAHWQFARRFTSGTPRVRAYVPRVAEHGWESRHTVIEIVNDDMPFLVDSVTTEINRLGLTLHSVIHPVMHAWRDADGQLERLRPANEAVADGTGHDESYIRLEVDRCTDPARQAEIRDGIVRVLGDVRAAVEDWAPMQAAAFAAVDELKARSDVTGAAIEDNAEAQCFLRWMVDDHFTFLGCRDYERVEQGGESHLRGVAGSGLGLLRDARRDPQRPDSTLLPAGSLAVIDGASPLFLTKADSRATVHRPGYLDCVGVKRYDARGQVVGERRFLGLYTSSAYRMPASEMPLVRRKVATLMARSGFVPKGHLSKTLATVLEQYPRDELLQIGEDELLETALGILHLEERQRSRLFVRRDAFGRYVSCLVFVPRDRFNTELRMRIQQLLSSAFHGVGSEFNLLLSESVLARIHIIVRTPPGSALGEVDVLELEARIVALARRWQDDLADALVAGLGDELGSRLARRYAAAFPAGYREDCEARVAVGDIELAERAARSGELAISLYRPVEAAAGALRLKMLRVGQPIALSHSLPLLERMGVKVIDERSCRIAPEGGEPVWLHDFGMQIADGGEVEIESIKGSFEEAFAKVWSGSLESDDLNRLVLSARLSWREVMLLRAYARYIRQVGSTFSNSYIERALTANPVIARTLVELFQARFDLTLGEARAARCAALDEALQQQLDAVASIDEDRILRQFLGVIGATLRTNHFQRDGAGQPKPYLSFKFDPARVPGLPSPKPMFEIWVYSPRFEGVHLRGGKVARGGLRWSDRREDFRTEVLGLVKAQMVKNTVIVPVGSKGGFVVKQPPLGGDRDALLEEAVACYKNFLRGLLDLTDNLVAGQVVAPVDLVRHDGDDPYLVVAADKGTATFSDHANAVSAEYGFWLGDAFASGGSVGYDHKKMGITARGAWEAVKRHFREIGVNTQEQDFSVVGIGDMSGDVFGNGMLLSRHIRLVAAFDHRHIFLDPQPDAAASHAERARLFALPRSSWADYDGALISAGGGVFARSLKSIPLSGPVRAALGVTAEELSPAELMRAILQAPVDLFYNGGIGTYVKASHESHAQVGDRATDAIRVNGAELRCKVVAEGGNLGLTQLGRIEFARRGGRICTDAIDNSAGVDCSDHEVNIKILVDQLVSDGEMTGRQRNQLLADMTDEVGELVLLDNYAQTQALSVAGRRAAELLEPEARLMQFLERAGRLDRSIEFLPSAEEIAERKLARQGLTSPERAVLLAYSKMWLYDEILASDLPEEPYVAAMLSAYFPQALRQRHGQAMLRHPLKRQILATCLTNTLTNRIGPSFVHRLAEETGLGAVAVVRAAIVAREVFGLDEVWSSIDALDNRVPDSLQARLFDDVAGLMARASLWFLRQPASAGIDATVVRFRLAADQLGASLVAHLSPAEANALAGLQHADVQLGVPAELARRVASADRIAAVLDIAEVAAATQRSLELVAGTYFALDVQLQHGWMRQSAAALPADSHWQTLARTALQNDLTLLQRALTAKVVGRSPQLDSAEALVESWLAASRAALERYRRLLADLQSSSSVDLAMLSVATRELRAIEAA; this comes from the coding sequence ATGCAAACGCCCAATCCGGAGTCCCGCCAACGGTTGCTCGAAGAAGCGATGACGCTCGCGCAGCAACGCCTGGCGCCTGCCGCCTTCGCCATTGCCGAGCCCTTCCTGCGCCACTACCACGGACAGGTGGCCGACGAACAGATCCTCGGCAGCACGGCCGCCGACCTGTTCGGGGGCGCGATGGCCCATTGGCAGTTCGCTCGCCGCTTCACGAGCGGCACGCCGCGTGTGCGTGCTTATGTGCCGCGCGTGGCCGAACATGGCTGGGAGTCGCGCCACACGGTGATCGAGATCGTCAACGACGACATGCCCTTCCTGGTCGATTCGGTCACCACCGAGATCAACCGGCTGGGCCTCACGCTGCACTCGGTGATCCACCCCGTGATGCACGCCTGGCGCGACGCCGACGGCCAGCTCGAGCGGCTGCGGCCCGCCAACGAGGCGGTTGCCGACGGTACCGGACACGACGAGTCCTACATCCGGCTGGAAGTCGACCGCTGCACCGACCCGGCGCGGCAGGCCGAGATCCGCGACGGCATCGTGCGTGTGCTCGGCGACGTGCGGGCCGCGGTGGAAGACTGGGCGCCGATGCAGGCGGCCGCATTCGCCGCGGTGGACGAGCTGAAGGCGCGCAGCGACGTCACCGGCGCGGCGATCGAGGACAACGCCGAGGCGCAGTGTTTCCTGCGCTGGATGGTCGACGACCATTTCACCTTCCTCGGCTGCCGCGACTACGAGCGGGTGGAGCAGGGCGGCGAGAGCCACCTGCGCGGTGTCGCCGGCTCGGGCTTGGGGCTGTTGCGCGACGCGCGCCGCGATCCGCAGCGGCCCGACAGCACGCTGCTGCCGGCGGGCTCGCTGGCGGTGATCGACGGGGCTTCACCGCTGTTCCTGACCAAGGCCGACTCGCGTGCCACCGTGCACCGGCCGGGTTATCTCGACTGCGTGGGCGTCAAGCGCTACGACGCACGGGGCCAGGTGGTCGGCGAACGGCGTTTCCTCGGCCTCTACACCTCGTCGGCCTACCGGATGCCGGCCAGCGAGATGCCGCTGGTGCGCCGCAAGGTGGCCACGCTGATGGCGCGCAGCGGCTTCGTGCCCAAGGGCCATCTGTCGAAGACACTCGCGACCGTGCTGGAGCAGTATCCACGCGACGAACTGCTGCAGATCGGCGAAGACGAGTTGCTGGAGACCGCGCTCGGCATCCTGCACCTCGAAGAGCGCCAGCGCAGCCGGCTGTTCGTGCGCCGCGATGCCTTCGGCCGCTATGTGTCCTGCCTCGTGTTCGTGCCGCGCGACCGGTTCAACACCGAGCTGCGCATGCGCATCCAGCAGTTGCTGAGTTCGGCCTTCCACGGGGTCGGCAGCGAGTTCAACCTGCTGTTGTCGGAGTCGGTGCTGGCACGCATCCACATCATCGTGCGCACACCGCCGGGCAGCGCGCTCGGCGAGGTCGACGTGCTCGAGCTGGAGGCTCGCATCGTCGCGCTGGCACGCCGCTGGCAGGACGATCTGGCCGATGCGCTGGTGGCCGGCCTGGGCGACGAGCTGGGCAGCCGTCTGGCGCGGCGCTATGCAGCCGCCTTCCCGGCCGGCTACCGCGAGGATTGCGAGGCGCGCGTGGCGGTCGGCGACATCGAGCTGGCGGAGCGAGCCGCACGGTCGGGCGAGCTGGCGATCAGCCTGTACCGACCGGTCGAGGCGGCGGCCGGTGCGCTGCGCCTGAAGATGCTCCGGGTCGGCCAGCCCATCGCGCTGTCGCACAGCCTGCCGCTGCTCGAGCGCATGGGCGTGAAGGTCATCGACGAGCGTTCATGCCGCATCGCCCCGGAGGGCGGCGAGCCGGTCTGGCTGCACGACTTCGGCATGCAGATCGCCGACGGCGGCGAGGTCGAGATCGAATCGATCAAGGGCAGCTTCGAGGAGGCCTTCGCCAAGGTCTGGTCGGGCTCGCTCGAGAGCGACGACCTCAATCGACTGGTCCTGAGCGCGCGCCTGTCGTGGCGCGAGGTGATGCTGCTGCGCGCCTATGCGCGCTACATCCGGCAGGTCGGCTCGACCTTCAGCAACAGCTACATCGAGCGGGCACTGACCGCCAATCCGGTGATCGCACGCACGCTGGTCGAGCTGTTCCAGGCGCGCTTCGACCTGACCCTCGGCGAGGCCCGTGCCGCGCGTTGTGCCGCGCTCGACGAAGCGCTGCAGCAGCAGCTCGACGCGGTCGCCAGCATCGACGAAGACCGCATCCTGCGGCAGTTCCTCGGCGTGATCGGCGCCACGTTGCGCACCAACCATTTCCAGCGTGATGGCGCCGGCCAGCCCAAGCCCTATCTGTCGTTCAAGTTCGATCCCGCCCGGGTGCCGGGTCTGCCGTCGCCCAAGCCGATGTTCGAGATCTGGGTCTATTCGCCGCGCTTCGAGGGGGTGCATCTGCGCGGTGGCAAGGTCGCACGCGGTGGCCTGCGCTGGTCCGACCGGCGCGAAGACTTCCGCACCGAGGTGCTGGGGCTGGTCAAGGCGCAGATGGTCAAGAACACCGTGATCGTGCCGGTGGGATCGAAGGGCGGATTCGTCGTCAAGCAGCCGCCGCTGGGCGGCGACCGCGATGCCCTGCTCGAGGAAGCGGTGGCCTGCTACAAGAACTTCCTGCGCGGCCTGCTCGACCTGACCGACAACCTGGTGGCCGGCCAGGTGGTGGCGCCGGTCGACCTGGTGCGCCACGACGGCGACGACCCCTATCTGGTGGTCGCCGCCGACAAGGGCACGGCCACCTTCTCCGACCACGCCAACGCCGTTTCGGCCGAATACGGCTTCTGGCTCGGCGATGCCTTCGCCTCGGGCGGCTCGGTCGGCTACGACCACAAGAAGATGGGCATCACCGCGCGCGGCGCCTGGGAGGCGGTCAAGCGCCACTTCCGCGAGATCGGCGTGAACACGCAGGAACAGGACTTCAGCGTGGTCGGCATCGGCGACATGTCGGGCGACGTGTTCGGCAACGGCATGCTGCTGTCGCGCCACATCCGCCTGGTGGCGGCTTTCGACCATCGCCACATCTTCCTTGATCCACAGCCCGATGCCGCTGCGAGCCATGCCGAACGGGCGCGCCTGTTCGCGCTGCCGCGCTCGAGCTGGGCCGATTACGACGGCGCACTGATCTCGGCCGGTGGCGGGGTGTTCGCGCGTTCGCTCAAGTCGATCCCGCTGTCGGGCCCGGTGCGTGCCGCGCTCGGCGTCACGGCCGAGGAGCTCAGCCCGGCCGAGCTGATGCGCGCCATCCTGCAGGCGCCGGTGGACCTGTTCTACAACGGCGGCATCGGCACCTACGTGAAGGCCTCGCACGAAAGCCACGCGCAGGTCGGCGATCGCGCCACCGATGCGATCCGCGTCAATGGCGCCGAGCTGCGCTGCAAGGTGGTCGCCGAGGGCGGCAACCTGGGCCTGACCCAGCTCGGCCGCATCGAGTTCGCGCGTCGTGGCGGGCGCATCTGCACCGATGCGATCGACAACTCGGCCGGGGTCGACTGCTCCGACCACGAGGTCAACATCAAGATCCTGGTCGACCAGCTGGTCAGCGACGGCGAGATGACCGGCCGGCAGCGCAACCAGCTGCTGGCCGACATGACCGACGAGGTCGGCGAACTGGTGCTGCTCGACAACTACGCGCAGACGCAGGCGCTGTCGGTGGCCGGCCGCCGCGCCGCCGAGCTGCTCGAGCCCGAGGCGCGGCTGATGCAGTTTCTCGAACGGGCCGGCCGGCTCGACCGCTCGATCGAGTTCCTGCCGTCGGCCGAGGAGATCGCCGAACGCAAGCTGGCCCGGCAGGGCCTGACCTCGCCCGAACGGGCGGTGCTGCTGGCCTACAGCAAGATGTGGCTCTACGACGAGATCCTGGCCTCCGATCTGCCCGAGGAGCCGTACGTGGCCGCGATGCTGTCGGCCTACTTCCCGCAGGCGCTGCGCCAGCGCCATGGCCAGGCGATGCTGCGCCATCCGCTCAAGCGCCAGATCCTCGCCACCTGCCTGACCAACACGCTGACGAACCGGATCGGCCCGAGCTTCGTGCACCGGCTGGCCGAAGAGACCGGCCTGGGCGCGGTGGCGGTGGTGCGTGCGGCGATCGTGGCGCGCGAGGTGTTCGGTCTGGACGAGGTGTGGTCGAGCATCGATGCGCTCGACAACCGTGTGCCCGACAGCCTGCAGGCGCGTCTGTTCGACGACGTCGCCGGCCTGATGGCGCGCGCCAGCCTGTGGTTCCTGCGCCAGCCGGCGAGCGCCGGCATCGACGCGACGGTGGTGCGCTTCCGGCTCGCCGCCGACCAGCTCGGCGCCAGCCTGGTGGCGCACCTGTCGCCTGCCGAAGCGAACGCGCTCGCGGGCCTCCAGCACGCCGACGTGCAGCTCGGCGTGCCCGCCGAACTGGCGCGCCGGGTCGCCAGCGCCGACCGCATCGCGGCGGTGCTCGACATCGCCGAGGTGGCCGCCGCGACGCAGCGCAGCCTGGAGCTGGTGGCGGGCACCTACTTCGCGCTCGACGTCCAGCTGCAGCACGGCTGGATGCGGCAGTCCGCTGCGGCGCTGCCGGCCGACAGCCATTGGCAGACGCTGGCGCGCACCGCGCTGCAGAACGACCTGACGCTGCTGCAGCGCGCGCTCACGGCCAAGGTGGTCGGCCGCTCGCCCCAGCTCGATTCGGCGGAGGCCCTCGTCGAAAGCTGGCTGGCCGCCAGCCGCGCGGCCCTGGAGCGCTATCGCCGCCTGCTGGCCGATCTGCAGTCGTCGAGCAGCGTCGATCTGGCGATGTTGTCGGTCGCCACACGCGAGCTGCGTGCGATCGAGGCGGCCTGA
- a CDS encoding amino acid ABC transporter ATP-binding protein has translation MIQIQNISKWYGSFQVLTDCTTSIQKGEVVVVCGPSGSGKSTLIKTVNALEPIQKGDIVVNGTSITDPKTDLPKLRSHVGMVFQHFELFPHLSVTENLTIAQVKVLGRSQDDAIARGLKMLDRVGLSAHKDKFPGQLSGGQQQRVAIARALSMDPIVMLFDEPTSALDPEMVGEVLDVMVKLAQEGMTMMVVTHEMGFAKKVSHRVIFMDAGKIVEDCRKDEFFGNPEARSPRAKDFLSKILQH, from the coding sequence GTGATCCAGATCCAGAACATCTCCAAGTGGTACGGCAGCTTCCAGGTGCTGACCGACTGCACCACCTCGATCCAGAAGGGCGAGGTCGTGGTGGTCTGCGGCCCGTCGGGCTCGGGCAAGAGCACGCTGATCAAGACCGTCAACGCGCTCGAACCGATCCAGAAAGGCGACATCGTCGTCAACGGCACCAGCATCACCGACCCCAAGACCGACCTGCCCAAGCTGCGCAGCCACGTCGGCATGGTGTTCCAGCACTTCGAGCTGTTCCCGCACCTGTCGGTGACCGAGAACCTGACGATCGCGCAGGTCAAGGTGCTCGGGCGCAGCCAGGACGACGCCATCGCGCGCGGCCTGAAGATGCTCGACCGCGTCGGGCTGAGCGCACACAAGGATAAGTTCCCCGGCCAGCTCTCGGGCGGCCAGCAGCAGCGCGTGGCGATCGCGCGCGCGCTGAGCATGGACCCGATCGTGATGCTGTTCGACGAGCCGACCTCGGCGCTCGACCCCGAGATGGTGGGCGAAGTGCTCGACGTGATGGTCAAGCTGGCGCAGGAAGGCATGACGATGATGGTGGTCACGCACGAGATGGGCTTTGCCAAGAAGGTCAGCCACCGGGTGATCTTCATGGACGCGGGCAAGATCGTCGAGGACTGCAGGAAGGACGAGTTCTTCGGCAATCCGGAGGCGAGGTCGCCGCGCGCCAAGGACTTCCTGTCGAAGATCTTGCAGCATTGA
- a CDS encoding amino acid ABC transporter permease — protein MNLDFSFLNWDIVASFIAKGFIFSIQLTLVAMIGGILLGTLLALMRLSGKPWLVLPSAAYVNTMRSVPLVMVILWFFLLIPLLIGRPMGAELSAIVTFTLFEAAYYSEIMRAGIQSVPRGQVHAGYAVGMTYRQTMQLVVLPQAFRNMLPVLLTQTIILFQDTSLVYAIGAYDLLKGFEVAGKNFNRPVETYLVAAVVYFVICFGLSMLVRRLQKKIAIIR, from the coding sequence ATGAATCTGGATTTCAGTTTCCTGAACTGGGACATCGTCGCCAGCTTCATCGCCAAGGGCTTCATCTTCTCGATCCAGCTCACGCTGGTGGCGATGATCGGCGGCATCCTGCTGGGCACCCTGCTGGCGCTGATGCGGCTGTCGGGCAAGCCGTGGCTGGTGCTGCCGTCGGCGGCCTACGTCAACACCATGCGCAGCGTGCCGCTGGTGATGGTGATCCTGTGGTTCTTCCTGCTGATCCCGCTGCTGATCGGCCGGCCCATGGGCGCCGAACTGTCGGCCATCGTCACCTTCACGCTGTTCGAGGCGGCCTACTACTCCGAGATCATGCGCGCGGGCATCCAGAGCGTGCCGCGTGGCCAGGTGCACGCGGGCTACGCGGTGGGCATGACCTATCGCCAGACCATGCAACTGGTGGTGCTGCCGCAGGCCTTCCGCAACATGCTGCCGGTGCTGCTGACGCAGACCATCATCCTGTTCCAGGACACCAGCCTGGTCTACGCCATCGGCGCCTACGACCTGCTCAAGGGCTTCGAGGTCGCGGGCAAGAACTTCAACCGGCCGGTCGAGACCTACCTGGTCGCCGCCGTCGTCTACTTCGTGATCTGCTTTGGCCTGTCGATGCTCGTGCGTCGGCTGCAGAAGAAGATCGCCATCATCCGCTGA
- a CDS encoding amino acid ABC transporter permease, whose amino-acid sequence MATWDWQVFCKSTIEGEVVAGCLGSGGDITYLDWLLSAWGWTLSVAVLALIVALAVGSLMGIFRTTPSRALVALGNSWTELFRNIPLLVQIFLWYHVLPQIFPSLQAIPSFILVVVGLGFFTSARVSEQVKAGIQTLPKGQRYAGLAMGLTLPQTYRYVLLPMAFRIVIPPLTSESMNIIKNSSVAFAVSVTELTMFAMQAQEETSRGVEIYLAVTALYFISAFFINRVALFIEHRVQVPGMLGGGK is encoded by the coding sequence TTGGCTACCTGGGATTGGCAGGTTTTCTGCAAGAGCACCATCGAGGGCGAGGTGGTCGCGGGCTGCTTGGGCAGCGGCGGCGACATCACCTACCTCGACTGGCTGCTGTCGGCCTGGGGCTGGACGCTGTCGGTGGCGGTGCTGGCGCTGATCGTCGCGCTGGCGGTCGGCTCGCTGATGGGCATCTTCCGCACCACGCCCAGCCGCGCACTGGTGGCACTGGGCAACAGCTGGACCGAGCTGTTCCGCAACATCCCGCTGCTGGTGCAGATCTTCCTCTGGTACCACGTGCTGCCGCAGATCTTCCCGTCGCTGCAGGCCATACCGAGCTTCATCCTGGTGGTCGTCGGGCTGGGATTCTTCACCTCGGCGCGGGTCTCCGAGCAGGTCAAGGCCGGCATCCAGACCCTGCCCAAGGGCCAGCGCTACGCCGGCCTGGCGATGGGCCTGACCTTGCCCCAGACCTACCGCTACGTGCTGCTGCCGATGGCATTTCGCATCGTCATCCCGCCGCTGACCAGCGAGAGCATGAACATCATCAAGAACTCCTCGGTGGCGTTCGCGGTGTCGGTCACCGAACTGACGATGTTCGCCATGCAGGCGCAGGAAGAAACCTCGCGCGGCGTCGAGATCTACCTGGCGGTGACGGCGCTGTACTTCATCTCGGCCTTCTTCATCAACCGGGTCGCGCTGTTCATCGAGCACCGCGTGCAGGTGCCCGGCATGCTGGGAGGCGGCAAATGA
- a CDS encoding transporter substrate-binding domain-containing protein, whose amino-acid sequence MKKTLMMAALLACAFVTGQARAEDTLKKIRDTGSATLGVRESSGALAYTLGDGKYVGFHTEMAERILGDIRKQLGLPKLDIKYQVVTSQNRIPLVQNGTVDLECGSTTNNAARQKDVAFAVTTYVEEVRIATKVNSGITGIGQLSGRAVATTTGTTSVQTLRRHERANGVDFKEVYGKDHADSFLLLETGRADAFVMDGQILAGNISRAKNPPDYRLVGEVLSVEPIACVLRRDDPVFKKAVDDSIVGMIRSGELAKLYDKWFMQPIPPSNTRVGLPLSDATKAAWANPNDKPMEEYARK is encoded by the coding sequence ATGAAGAAGACACTGATGATGGCCGCCCTGCTGGCCTGCGCCTTTGTGACGGGCCAGGCCCGGGCCGAAGACACCCTCAAGAAGATCAGGGACACCGGCTCGGCGACGCTGGGCGTGCGTGAATCGTCAGGCGCCCTGGCCTACACGCTGGGCGACGGCAAGTACGTCGGTTTTCATACCGAGATGGCCGAGCGGATCCTGGGTGACATCCGCAAGCAGCTCGGCCTGCCCAAGCTCGACATCAAGTACCAGGTGGTGACCTCGCAGAACCGCATTCCGCTGGTGCAGAACGGCACCGTCGACCTCGAATGCGGCTCGACCACCAACAACGCCGCGCGCCAGAAGGACGTGGCCTTCGCCGTCACCACCTACGTCGAGGAAGTGCGCATCGCGACCAAGGTCAACTCGGGCATCACCGGCATCGGCCAACTCAGTGGCAGGGCGGTCGCGACCACCACCGGCACGACCTCGGTGCAGACGCTGCGCCGGCACGAACGCGCCAACGGCGTCGATTTCAAGGAGGTGTATGGCAAGGACCACGCCGACAGCTTCCTGCTGCTCGAAACCGGTCGTGCCGATGCCTTCGTGATGGACGGCCAGATCCTGGCCGGCAACATCTCCAGGGCCAAGAATCCGCCCGACTACCGCCTCGTCGGCGAGGTGCTGTCGGTCGAGCCGATCGCCTGCGTGCTGCGCCGCGACGATCCGGTCTTCAAGAAGGCGGTCGACGACAGCATCGTCGGCATGATCAGGAGCGGCGAACTCGCCAAGCTCTACGACAAGTGGTTCATGCAGCCGATCCCGCCGTCGAACACGCGCGTGGGCCTGCCGCTGTCGGACGCCACCAAGGCGGCCTGGGCCAACCCGAACGACAAGCCGATGGAAGAGTACGCACGCAAGTGA
- a CDS encoding type II asparaginase yields the protein MMKLVRTLASTFVAMTLAAAVHAQVPAKPQVVLLATGGTIAGAGASAANSATYQAAKVPVDKLIAGVPELAQVAAVRGEQVFQIASESFTNEHLLTLGKRVAALARQPEVDGIVITHGTDTLEETAFFLGLTVRTDKPVVVVGSMRPSTALSADGTLNLLNAVTVASSKDSRGKGVLVVMNDEIHSGRDVSKSINIKTEAFKSAWGPLGMVVEGRTYWFRAPVKRHTLTSEFDIEAIKALPQVDIAYGYGNASDVAQRAFVAKGAKALIHAGTGNGSVAAPVVPALRELRAQGVQIIRSARVVGGGFVLRNAEQPDDQYDWVVSHDLNPQKARILAMVALANGSDSKSLQRVFMEY from the coding sequence ATGATGAAACTCGTCCGAACCCTGGCGTCCACCTTCGTCGCCATGACCCTGGCCGCTGCCGTGCATGCCCAGGTGCCCGCGAAACCGCAGGTCGTGCTGCTGGCGACCGGCGGCACCATCGCCGGTGCCGGCGCCAGCGCAGCCAACAGCGCCACGTACCAGGCCGCCAAGGTGCCGGTCGACAAGCTGATCGCCGGCGTGCCCGAACTGGCCCAGGTGGCCGCGGTGCGCGGCGAGCAGGTCTTCCAGATCGCCTCCGAAAGTTTCACCAACGAGCACCTGCTGACACTGGGCAAGCGCGTCGCGGCACTGGCCAGGCAGCCCGAGGTCGACGGCATCGTCATCACCCACGGCACCGACACGCTGGAAGAGACGGCCTTCTTCCTCGGCCTGACCGTCCGCACCGACAAGCCGGTGGTGGTGGTCGGCTCGATGCGGCCGAGCACCGCGCTGTCGGCTGACGGCACGCTCAACCTGCTGAACGCGGTGACGGTGGCCTCCAGCAAGGACAGCCGCGGCAAGGGCGTGCTGGTGGTCATGAACGACGAGATTCACAGCGGCCGCGACGTCAGCAAGAGCATCAACATCAAGACCGAGGCGTTCAAGAGCGCCTGGGGTCCGCTGGGCATGGTGGTCGAAGGCAGGACCTACTGGTTCCGCGCGCCGGTCAAGCGCCACACCCTGACGTCCGAGTTCGACATCGAGGCGATCAAGGCCCTGCCGCAGGTCGACATCGCCTACGGCTACGGCAACGCCAGCGACGTGGCCCAGCGTGCCTTCGTCGCCAAGGGCGCCAAGGCGCTGATCCACGCAGGCACCGGCAACGGCTCGGTCGCGGCGCCGGTGGTGCCGGCCTTGCGTGAACTGCGTGCGCAGGGCGTGCAGATCATCCGTTCGGCGCGGGTGGTGGGTGGCGGCTTCGTGCTGCGCAACGCCGAGCAGCCCGACGACCAGTACGACTGGGTCGTCTCGCATGACCTCAATCCGCAGAAGGCCCGCATCCTGGCGATGGTGGCGCTGGCCAACGGCAGCGACAGCAAGAGCCTGCAGCGGGTGTTCATGGAGTACTGA